One bacterium DNA segment encodes these proteins:
- a CDS encoding helix-turn-helix domain-containing protein, which yields MENDRPASTTPGALVRAAREASGLSLADLAAATRIPVNQLRALEADDHEQLSGPLYVRSFLRACAEALDLDPHDLLAAHDSRRPADEAPPVTGPVWTQETEIRHAAAFPWRRVALLSAAVLVAVLLILAVVRLAGGGDGTRDDGGGPVAGVDADPGRQRRDALGDSLREAWSPLTARVAADSALADSA from the coding sequence GTGGAGAACGACCGTCCCGCCTCGACGACCCCGGGCGCCCTGGTGCGCGCGGCCCGCGAGGCGTCGGGGCTGTCGCTGGCCGACCTCGCGGCAGCCACGCGCATCCCGGTCAACCAGCTCCGCGCGCTCGAGGCCGACGACCACGAGCAGCTCTCGGGCCCGCTCTACGTGCGCAGCTTCCTGCGCGCGTGCGCCGAGGCCCTGGACCTGGACCCGCACGACCTCCTGGCCGCCCACGACAGTCGCCGGCCCGCGGACGAGGCGCCCCCCGTCACCGGACCGGTCTGGACCCAGGAGACCGAGATCCGGCACGCGGCCGCCTTCCCCTGGCGGCGCGTCGCCCTGCTGTCGGCGGCCGTGCTGGTCGCGGTGTTGCTCATCCTGGCGGTCGTGCGCCTCGCGGGCGGCGGCGACGGCACTCGCGACGACGGCGGCGGGCCGGTCGCCGGAGTGGACGCCGACCCCGGTCGGCAGCGGCGGGACGCGCTGGGCGATTCCCTGCGCGAGGCCTGGAGCCCGCTGACGGCGCGCGTCGCGGCCGATTCCGCACTCGCCGATTCCGCC